A single window of Vigna unguiculata cultivar IT97K-499-35 chromosome 1, ASM411807v1, whole genome shotgun sequence DNA harbors:
- the LOC114194008 gene encoding probable isoaspartyl peptidase/L-asparaginase 3 isoform X1, with protein sequence MHFRDLGEQWYNLHHQSISMSAKSFVIIFLLPLFSVVVGNETVQSEEYPLVVSTWPFVEAVRAAWKAVDGGSSAVDSVVEGCSACEELRCDGTVGPGGSPDENGETTIDALIMDGLTMEVGAVAAMRYVTDGIKAARLVMQHTEHTLLVGEKASEFAISMGLPGPTNLSSPESMEKWTKWKDGCCQPNFRKNVSPANSCGPYSPTHYLQHPGETCSSTGHMLTTNSGLPRVGLHSHDTISMAVIDRMGHIAVGTSTNGATFKIPGRVGDGPIAGSSAYAVEEVGACCATGDGDIMMRFLPCYQVVESMRLGMEPKLAAKDAMARIARKFPDFLGAVVALNKKGEHAGACHGWTFQYSVRSPAMKDVEVFTVLP encoded by the exons ATGCATTTCAGAGACCTTGGAGAACAGTGGTACAACCTCCATCACCAATCCATCTCCATGTCTGCAAAGTCCTTCGTCATTATCTTCCTTCTCCCTCTATTCTCTGTG GTGGTGGGGAATGAAACCGTGCAATCGGAAGAGTACCCTTTGGTTGTGAGCACGTGGCCCTTCGTTGAGGCTGTCAGAGCTGCATGGAAGGCTGTTGATGGTGGCTCCTCGGCTGTGGATTCCGTGGTTGAGGGTTGCTCTGCCTGTGAGGAACTCAGGTGTGATGGAACAG TTGGTCCAGGTGGAAGTCCAGATGAGAATGGAGAAACTACAATTGATGCTCTGATCATGGATGGG TTGACAATGGAAGTAGGAGCTGTTGCAGCCATGAGATACGTAACTGATGGAATCAAGGCTGCCAGGTTAGTGATGCAACACACTGAACATACTTTGCTTGTAGGAGAGAAAGCATCAGAATTTGCTATTTCAATGGGTCTTCCGGGACCTACAAACTTGAGTTCACCGGAATCTATGGAGAAGTGGACCAAATGGAAAGATGGTTGTTGTCAACCAAATTTCAGGAAAAATGTGTCACCTGCAAATAGTTGTGGTCCTTATAGTCCAACACATTACCTGCAGCATCCTGGTGAAACATGCTCCAGTACTGGTCATATGCTGACCACTAATTCTGGGTTACCTCGTGTTGGTCTTCATAGCCATGATACTATATCAATGGCTGTTATTGATAGA ATGGGACACATTGCCGTTGGCACATCAACTAATGGGGCAACATTCAAGATTCCTGGCAG GGTAGGTGATGGCCCCATAGCTGGATCCTCAGCATATGCTGTAGAGGAAGTTGGTGCATGTTGTGCTACTGGGGATGGTGACATCATGATGCGCTTCCTTCCATG CTATCAAGTTGTGGAAAGTATGAGGTTGGGAATGGAGCCCAAACTTGCTGCCAAAGATGCAATGGCAAGAATAGCAAGAAAATTTCCAGATTTTTTGGGAGCCGTTGTTGCCCTCAATAAAAAGGGGGAGCATGCTGGTGCCTGCCATGGTTGGACATTTCAATACTCAGTAAGGAGCCCTGCAATGAAAGACGTTGAAGTTTTTACTGTGCTACCCTGA
- the LOC114194008 gene encoding probable isoaspartyl peptidase/L-asparaginase 3 isoform X3, with amino-acid sequence MHFRDLGEQWYNLHHQSISMSAKSFVIIFLLPLFSVVVGNETVQSEEYPLVVSTWPFVEAVRAAWKAVDGGSSAVDSVVEGCSACEELRCDGTVGPGGSPDENGETTIDALIMDGLTMEVGAVAAMRYVTDGIKAARLVMQHTEHTLLVGEKASEFAISMGLPGPTNLSSPESMEKWTKWKDGCCQPNFRKNVSPANSCGPYSPTHYLQHPGETCSSTGHMLTTNSGLPRVGLHSHDTISMAVIDRMGHIAVGTSTNGATFKIPGRVGDGPIAGSSAYAVEEVGACCATGDGDIMMRFLPW; translated from the exons ATGCATTTCAGAGACCTTGGAGAACAGTGGTACAACCTCCATCACCAATCCATCTCCATGTCTGCAAAGTCCTTCGTCATTATCTTCCTTCTCCCTCTATTCTCTGTG GTGGTGGGGAATGAAACCGTGCAATCGGAAGAGTACCCTTTGGTTGTGAGCACGTGGCCCTTCGTTGAGGCTGTCAGAGCTGCATGGAAGGCTGTTGATGGTGGCTCCTCGGCTGTGGATTCCGTGGTTGAGGGTTGCTCTGCCTGTGAGGAACTCAGGTGTGATGGAACAG TTGGTCCAGGTGGAAGTCCAGATGAGAATGGAGAAACTACAATTGATGCTCTGATCATGGATGGG TTGACAATGGAAGTAGGAGCTGTTGCAGCCATGAGATACGTAACTGATGGAATCAAGGCTGCCAGGTTAGTGATGCAACACACTGAACATACTTTGCTTGTAGGAGAGAAAGCATCAGAATTTGCTATTTCAATGGGTCTTCCGGGACCTACAAACTTGAGTTCACCGGAATCTATGGAGAAGTGGACCAAATGGAAAGATGGTTGTTGTCAACCAAATTTCAGGAAAAATGTGTCACCTGCAAATAGTTGTGGTCCTTATAGTCCAACACATTACCTGCAGCATCCTGGTGAAACATGCTCCAGTACTGGTCATATGCTGACCACTAATTCTGGGTTACCTCGTGTTGGTCTTCATAGCCATGATACTATATCAATGGCTGTTATTGATAGA ATGGGACACATTGCCGTTGGCACATCAACTAATGGGGCAACATTCAAGATTCCTGGCAG GGTAGGTGATGGCCCCATAGCTGGATCCTCAGCATATGCTGTAGAGGAAGTTGGTGCATGTTGTGCTACTGGGGATGGTGACATCATGATGCGCTTCCTTCCATGGTAG
- the LOC114194008 gene encoding probable isoaspartyl peptidase/L-asparaginase 3 isoform X2, giving the protein MSAKSFVIIFLLPLFSVVVGNETVQSEEYPLVVSTWPFVEAVRAAWKAVDGGSSAVDSVVEGCSACEELRCDGTVGPGGSPDENGETTIDALIMDGLTMEVGAVAAMRYVTDGIKAARLVMQHTEHTLLVGEKASEFAISMGLPGPTNLSSPESMEKWTKWKDGCCQPNFRKNVSPANSCGPYSPTHYLQHPGETCSSTGHMLTTNSGLPRVGLHSHDTISMAVIDRMGHIAVGTSTNGATFKIPGRVGDGPIAGSSAYAVEEVGACCATGDGDIMMRFLPCYQVVESMRLGMEPKLAAKDAMARIARKFPDFLGAVVALNKKGEHAGACHGWTFQYSVRSPAMKDVEVFTVLP; this is encoded by the exons ATGTCTGCAAAGTCCTTCGTCATTATCTTCCTTCTCCCTCTATTCTCTGTG GTGGTGGGGAATGAAACCGTGCAATCGGAAGAGTACCCTTTGGTTGTGAGCACGTGGCCCTTCGTTGAGGCTGTCAGAGCTGCATGGAAGGCTGTTGATGGTGGCTCCTCGGCTGTGGATTCCGTGGTTGAGGGTTGCTCTGCCTGTGAGGAACTCAGGTGTGATGGAACAG TTGGTCCAGGTGGAAGTCCAGATGAGAATGGAGAAACTACAATTGATGCTCTGATCATGGATGGG TTGACAATGGAAGTAGGAGCTGTTGCAGCCATGAGATACGTAACTGATGGAATCAAGGCTGCCAGGTTAGTGATGCAACACACTGAACATACTTTGCTTGTAGGAGAGAAAGCATCAGAATTTGCTATTTCAATGGGTCTTCCGGGACCTACAAACTTGAGTTCACCGGAATCTATGGAGAAGTGGACCAAATGGAAAGATGGTTGTTGTCAACCAAATTTCAGGAAAAATGTGTCACCTGCAAATAGTTGTGGTCCTTATAGTCCAACACATTACCTGCAGCATCCTGGTGAAACATGCTCCAGTACTGGTCATATGCTGACCACTAATTCTGGGTTACCTCGTGTTGGTCTTCATAGCCATGATACTATATCAATGGCTGTTATTGATAGA ATGGGACACATTGCCGTTGGCACATCAACTAATGGGGCAACATTCAAGATTCCTGGCAG GGTAGGTGATGGCCCCATAGCTGGATCCTCAGCATATGCTGTAGAGGAAGTTGGTGCATGTTGTGCTACTGGGGATGGTGACATCATGATGCGCTTCCTTCCATG CTATCAAGTTGTGGAAAGTATGAGGTTGGGAATGGAGCCCAAACTTGCTGCCAAAGATGCAATGGCAAGAATAGCAAGAAAATTTCCAGATTTTTTGGGAGCCGTTGTTGCCCTCAATAAAAAGGGGGAGCATGCTGGTGCCTGCCATGGTTGGACATTTCAATACTCAGTAAGGAGCCCTGCAATGAAAGACGTTGAAGTTTTTACTGTGCTACCCTGA
- the LOC114194008 gene encoding probable isoaspartyl peptidase/L-asparaginase 3 isoform X4, which produces MVAPRLWIPWLRVALPVRNSVGPGGSPDENGETTIDALIMDGLTMEVGAVAAMRYVTDGIKAARLVMQHTEHTLLVGEKASEFAISMGLPGPTNLSSPESMEKWTKWKDGCCQPNFRKNVSPANSCGPYSPTHYLQHPGETCSSTGHMLTTNSGLPRVGLHSHDTISMAVIDRMGHIAVGTSTNGATFKIPGRVGDGPIAGSSAYAVEEVGACCATGDGDIMMRFLPCYQVVESMRLGMEPKLAAKDAMARIARKFPDFLGAVVALNKKGEHAGACHGWTFQYSVRSPAMKDVEVFTVLP; this is translated from the exons ATGGTGGCTCCTCGGCTGTGGATTCCGTGGTTGAGGGTTGCTCTGCCTGTGAGGAACTCAG TTGGTCCAGGTGGAAGTCCAGATGAGAATGGAGAAACTACAATTGATGCTCTGATCATGGATGGG TTGACAATGGAAGTAGGAGCTGTTGCAGCCATGAGATACGTAACTGATGGAATCAAGGCTGCCAGGTTAGTGATGCAACACACTGAACATACTTTGCTTGTAGGAGAGAAAGCATCAGAATTTGCTATTTCAATGGGTCTTCCGGGACCTACAAACTTGAGTTCACCGGAATCTATGGAGAAGTGGACCAAATGGAAAGATGGTTGTTGTCAACCAAATTTCAGGAAAAATGTGTCACCTGCAAATAGTTGTGGTCCTTATAGTCCAACACATTACCTGCAGCATCCTGGTGAAACATGCTCCAGTACTGGTCATATGCTGACCACTAATTCTGGGTTACCTCGTGTTGGTCTTCATAGCCATGATACTATATCAATGGCTGTTATTGATAGA ATGGGACACATTGCCGTTGGCACATCAACTAATGGGGCAACATTCAAGATTCCTGGCAG GGTAGGTGATGGCCCCATAGCTGGATCCTCAGCATATGCTGTAGAGGAAGTTGGTGCATGTTGTGCTACTGGGGATGGTGACATCATGATGCGCTTCCTTCCATG CTATCAAGTTGTGGAAAGTATGAGGTTGGGAATGGAGCCCAAACTTGCTGCCAAAGATGCAATGGCAAGAATAGCAAGAAAATTTCCAGATTTTTTGGGAGCCGTTGTTGCCCTCAATAAAAAGGGGGAGCATGCTGGTGCCTGCCATGGTTGGACATTTCAATACTCAGTAAGGAGCCCTGCAATGAAAGACGTTGAAGTTTTTACTGTGCTACCCTGA
- the LOC114194008 gene encoding probable isoaspartyl peptidase/L-asparaginase 3 isoform X6, with product MDGLTMEVGAVAAMRYVTDGIKAARLVMQHTEHTLLVGEKASEFAISMGLPGPTNLSSPESMEKWTKWKDGCCQPNFRKNVSPANSCGPYSPTHYLQHPGETCSSTGHMLTTNSGLPRVGLHSHDTISMAVIDRMGHIAVGTSTNGATFKIPGRVGDGPIAGSSAYAVEEVGACCATGDGDIMMRFLPCYQVVESMRLGMEPKLAAKDAMARIARKFPDFLGAVVALNKKGEHAGACHGWTFQYSVRSPAMKDVEVFTVLP from the exons ATGGATGGG TTGACAATGGAAGTAGGAGCTGTTGCAGCCATGAGATACGTAACTGATGGAATCAAGGCTGCCAGGTTAGTGATGCAACACACTGAACATACTTTGCTTGTAGGAGAGAAAGCATCAGAATTTGCTATTTCAATGGGTCTTCCGGGACCTACAAACTTGAGTTCACCGGAATCTATGGAGAAGTGGACCAAATGGAAAGATGGTTGTTGTCAACCAAATTTCAGGAAAAATGTGTCACCTGCAAATAGTTGTGGTCCTTATAGTCCAACACATTACCTGCAGCATCCTGGTGAAACATGCTCCAGTACTGGTCATATGCTGACCACTAATTCTGGGTTACCTCGTGTTGGTCTTCATAGCCATGATACTATATCAATGGCTGTTATTGATAGA ATGGGACACATTGCCGTTGGCACATCAACTAATGGGGCAACATTCAAGATTCCTGGCAG GGTAGGTGATGGCCCCATAGCTGGATCCTCAGCATATGCTGTAGAGGAAGTTGGTGCATGTTGTGCTACTGGGGATGGTGACATCATGATGCGCTTCCTTCCATG CTATCAAGTTGTGGAAAGTATGAGGTTGGGAATGGAGCCCAAACTTGCTGCCAAAGATGCAATGGCAAGAATAGCAAGAAAATTTCCAGATTTTTTGGGAGCCGTTGTTGCCCTCAATAAAAAGGGGGAGCATGCTGGTGCCTGCCATGGTTGGACATTTCAATACTCAGTAAGGAGCCCTGCAATGAAAGACGTTGAAGTTTTTACTGTGCTACCCTGA
- the LOC114194008 gene encoding probable isoaspartyl peptidase/L-asparaginase 3 isoform X5, with translation MEVGAVAAMRYVTDGIKAARLVMQHTEHTLLVGEKASEFAISMGLPGPTNLSSPESMEKWTKWKDGCCQPNFRKNVSPANSCGPYSPTHYLQHPGETCSSTGHMLTTNSGLPRVGLHSHDTISMAVIDRMGHIAVGTSTNGATFKIPGRVGDGPIAGSSAYAVEEVGACCATGDGDIMMRFLPCYQVVESMRLGMEPKLAAKDAMARIARKFPDFLGAVVALNKKGEHAGACHGWTFQYSVRSPAMKDVEVFTVLP, from the exons ATGGAAGTAGGAGCTGTTGCAGCCATGAGATACGTAACTGATGGAATCAAGGCTGCCAGGTTAGTGATGCAACACACTGAACATACTTTGCTTGTAGGAGAGAAAGCATCAGAATTTGCTATTTCAATGGGTCTTCCGGGACCTACAAACTTGAGTTCACCGGAATCTATGGAGAAGTGGACCAAATGGAAAGATGGTTGTTGTCAACCAAATTTCAGGAAAAATGTGTCACCTGCAAATAGTTGTGGTCCTTATAGTCCAACACATTACCTGCAGCATCCTGGTGAAACATGCTCCAGTACTGGTCATATGCTGACCACTAATTCTGGGTTACCTCGTGTTGGTCTTCATAGCCATGATACTATATCAATGGCTGTTATTGATAGA ATGGGACACATTGCCGTTGGCACATCAACTAATGGGGCAACATTCAAGATTCCTGGCAG GGTAGGTGATGGCCCCATAGCTGGATCCTCAGCATATGCTGTAGAGGAAGTTGGTGCATGTTGTGCTACTGGGGATGGTGACATCATGATGCGCTTCCTTCCATG CTATCAAGTTGTGGAAAGTATGAGGTTGGGAATGGAGCCCAAACTTGCTGCCAAAGATGCAATGGCAAGAATAGCAAGAAAATTTCCAGATTTTTTGGGAGCCGTTGTTGCCCTCAATAAAAAGGGGGAGCATGCTGGTGCCTGCCATGGTTGGACATTTCAATACTCAGTAAGGAGCCCTGCAATGAAAGACGTTGAAGTTTTTACTGTGCTACCCTGA
- the LOC114194000 gene encoding hexose carrier protein HEX6-like yields the protein MAIGLAIASENVQSNGKITLYVVLSCMMAAMGGFIFGYDIGIAGGVTSMEPFLKKFFHKVYLKKQEAKVSNYCVFDSQLLTSFTSSLYVAGLVTSFFASYVTKAFGRKPSMVAGGAAFLAGTAFGGAAFNVYMLIVGRLLLGVGVGFANQAVPLYLSEMALPRLRGATSNGFQLSLGIGALFATLINYGTEKIEGGWGWRVSLAMAAVPASVLTLGSLFLPETPNSLIQRGHDHQKAKLLLQRIRGTEDVQAELDDLITASSSKANNKQSFKTILKRRYRPQLVMAVAIPFFQQMTGINVIAFYAPLLFRTIGLGESASLLSAVMTAVIGTASTFISMLIVDKLGRRALFIIGGIQMFASQCIVGGTMAFHLKDHGGLSKGYACVVLAMICIYVAGFGWSWGPLGWLVPSEIFPLEIRSVGQSITVAVSFIFTFAVGQTFLAMLCHLKSGIFFFFGGWVVVMTLFVYYLLPETKSLPLEQMEKVWQEHWFWKTIVAETSDKEHKREI from the exons ATGGCTATTGGGTTGGCCATAGCAAGTGAAAATGTCCAAAGCAATGGTAAGATAACCCTTTATGTTGTGCTGTCTTGCATGATGGCTGCCATGGGAGGTTTCATCTTTGGCTATGACATTGGAATAGCTGGTGGGGTGACCTCAATGGAGCCATTTCTGAAGAAGTTCTTCCACAAAGTGTATCTCAAGAAACAAGAAGCCAAAGTCAGCAACTACTGTGTATTTGATAGTCAACTCTTGACCTCTTTTACATCATCTCTCTATGTTGCTGGCCTTGTTACTTCCTTCTTTGCTTCTTATGTCACCAAAGCCTTTGGCCGCAAACCATCCATGGTGGCCGGCGGCGCCGCCTTCCTGGCCGGTACTGCTTTTGGAGGTGCAGCTTTTAATGTGTACATGCTCATAGTTGGTAGACTTTTGCTTGGAGTTGGAGTTGGTTTTGCAAACCAG GCTGTTCCTTTGTATCTATCTGAAATGGCACTACCACGACTAAGAGGGGCAACTAGCAATGGCTTCCAATTAAGCCTTGGCATTGGTGCTTTGTTTGCTACCCTAATCAACTATGGAACAGAGAAGATTGAAGGTGGTTGGGGTTGGCGTGTTTCCCTAGCCATGGCAGCAGTGCCAGCCTCAGTGCTAACACTTGGTTCACTTTTCCTCCCTGAAACTCCAAACAGCTTAATCCAACGAGGCCATGACCATCAAAAGGCCAAGTTACTACTTCAGCGAATTCGAGGCACAGAAGATGTGCAAGCAGAACTTGATGATCTTATAACAGCAAGTTCTTCAAAAGCCAACAACAAACAATCATTTAAGACCATTTTGAAACGAAGATATAGGCCTCAGCTTGTGATGGCAGTAGCTATACCATTTTTCCAGCAAATGACAGGGATAAATGTGATTGCTTTCTATGCCCCTTTACTTTTTAGGACAATTGGGTTAGGAGAAAGTGCATCGCTGTTGTCAGCTGTGATGACGGCAGTTATAGGTACTGCCTCAACATTCATATCAATGCTCATAGTTGATAAACTAGGAAGGAGAGCCTTGTTCATTATTGGGGGCATTCAAATGTTTGCATCACAGTGTATAGTTGGTGGCACAATGGCCTTTCATCTGAAAGATCATGGTGGATTAAGCAAAGGGTATGCTTGTGTGGTTTTGGCTATGATATGCATATATGTTGCTGGGTTTGGGTGGTCATGGGGGCCATTAGGTTGGTTAGTGCCAAGTGAAATTTTTCCTTTGGAAATTAGATCAGTAGGGCAAAGCATCACAGTGGCAGTGAGCTTTATCTTCACTTTTGCTGTTGGTCAGACTTTTCTGGCCATGCTTTGCCACTTGAAGTCTgggattttcttcttctttggaggATGGGTGGTGGTCATGACTCTATTTGTGTATTATCTTCTGCCAGAGACCAAAAGTCTGCCACTTGAACAGATGGAGAAAGTGTGGCAAGAACATTGGTTTTGGAAGACAATAGTGGCTGAAACGAGTGATAAAGAGCATAAACGTGAGATATGA